CACCCTGCACCGATCGGTATCCGCGAGAGCTCCGGCACCTCCTTCGGCTAGGGGTTCACCGTCGCGAAGCCCGCCAGCACCGCTCCCAGGACGCCCCCGTACACCATGTGGCCCAAAACGACCACCGCCGGCGTCGAGGCTCCCCACTTCAGGCCCAGCGTGCCGGGGTGCGGAATGCGTCCCTTGCGCACGCACCGGCTGGCCCTGCCCAGCAGCGGGAGCGCGGCCACCGTCAGCGCGCCGTGCACCGCCCCCACCACCACACCCGCGTCCCACCCGGAGCCCCCCAGCAGGCGGATGAGGGCGGCGTACACCGCGGCCACCACCGTCATCCCGAGCCCCAGGTACAGCACGAGCCCCACCGTTTCCGTGACCGGCAGCTTCGGCTCCTCGTTGAAGAGGCAGCCGATCTGGTTGGTCGGGCTGAACAGGGTGAGGTTGAACGTGCGGAACAGCCAGAAGACGCACGCCGCCAGGACGCTCGCCACGAATCCCGCCCAGATGGTTGCGCTCCAGCTCACCCCGTCCCCTCCCCTTTTGCGCCCCCCGTGACTCGGCCCCGGCCCCATGCAGGTTCGGTGCCCCCCGTCCCACACCGTCCACGTCGCGGGGGCCCCATGCCCCCGCCGTCCGCCCACCTACGCAGTCGCCAGCGGCGGCTCCACGGGCGGCTGCTGCCCCACGGACCGCGCGGGCGCGAGCGGGGGAAGCGTGTCGTCGGCCACCGTGCGCAGGGCGCGGTTGAACACCACGTCCGAGTAGCCCTCGGGAACGGCCATGATCTCCAGGTACAGGTCCACCGACTCGTGGAGCGGCACCTCGTCCGAGAGCGCGCGGGCGAAGATCAGGGCGTTCTCCACGTGCGTGTTGAAGAGCGAGTCTTCGGCGCGGGCGGTGGCCAGGTTGATCCGGTCGCGCAGCTTGTCGTGCACGCGCCCGCGGATGCGGCGGCGCACGCGGCCGAAGATGGCGTCGAAGCGCCCCCCCGACGCGCCCGCGGCCTCGGCGGCGCGCGCGTCCTCGCGGTCGGCCGCGTCGTCCTCCATCAGCTCCACGCTGGGGTCTTCCGCGTCGTGGAGGCCGCCCCGGTGCCCCAGCGAGGCGAGCGCGCGGCTCCCCACGTTGCGGGCCTGCTCGGGCGAAAGGCGCAGGATGCGGGCGTAGATGTCGAGCGCGGAGTCGAACTGGACGTCCGGCGACACGAGGTCGACGAGGGCGAGCACGTGGCGGACATGCGTCGCGAGCAGCCGCTCCTGGCAGACGGCCGTGGTCAGGTCGATCTGCCGCTGCAGGGCGCGCGTCGTATTGCGATTCAGGGCCACTTTGCGCTTCCTCCGGGCGTTCCATGTGTGCGGTGCATTGCCGGGTCTTCGAGCGGCGAGCGAAAGCAAGTTCCATTCCCCGCTGTGCTCAAGCCGGGGGTCGATTGGCGAAACTGCGGGGCTCACGCGGAGGCGCGGAGACGCTGAGGAACTGCAACTGCATGGCTCACACAGAGACACAGAGACACAGAGACACAGAGGAAAGGCAAAGAGGTTTCTCTCTGTGCCTCTGTGTCTCTGTGTGAGATTCATTTGGGATGACTGGAGGAAAAGAAAAGCGGGCCGGCCTCGCTGAGAGGCCGGCCCGCGGGTGCGGTCTGGAGTATAGACGGCTTACTGCTTGGGCGCGGGGGCCGTGGTGCCCGCGGGCGCCGGAGTGCCCGTCGCCGGGGTGGCCGGGGCGGGGAGGCCGGCGGCCGGGGCCGGGGTGCCGCCCGCGGGGCCCGTGGTGGACGGGGCCTGCGCGCCGGTGGCCGGTGCGGGGGTCGCCGGGCGCGCGCCGGGGAGCGTGGCGGGCGCGGAGGCGGGGGCCGCCGGGGCCGTGCCCTGCAGCTCGCGGCGCAGCACCGAGCCGCCCCGCTCCGGACGCGACGAGAGGATCGCCAGCGCGAACGCCAGGCCCACGAAGAGCCCGCCCGTCCACCACGTCATCTTGGTGAGGAGCGTGGCTGCCTGCCGCCCGCCGAAGAGCGTGTCGGAGCCGCCGGCGCCGCCGCCCATCGAAGCGAGCCCGCCGCCCTTCCCCGACTGGAGCAGCACCGTGGGGATCAAGACGAACGAATCTAGGATCAGAAGGATCAACAGGAACGTGAACACGGAGAGCTCAGGAAGGGGTGACGTGGCTGGTGGTAAACGGTGTAAGTTAGCCACGCAGGCGCGGTTGTCAACCCGCCGCGCAGATCGCCGCGAAGCCGGCGGGGTCCAGCGACGCCCCGCCCACCAGCACTCCGTCCACCTCCGGCTGGGCCAGCAGCTCCGCCGCGTTCTCAGGCTTCACGCTGCCGCCGTAGAGGATGGGGATCGCGCGCGCGCCCTCCGGCCCGCACGCCGCGGCGAGGCGCGCCCTCACCGCGCGGTGCATCGAGTCCGCGTCGGCGGGGCTGGCCGTCTCGCCGGTGCCGATGGCCCACACCGGCTCGTAGGCGACCACCAGCCGCGCCGTCTCTTCCCGGGTGAGCGTGGCGAGGACGGGCACGAGCTGTCCGTCTACCACCGCCTCGGCGCGGCCGGAGCGGCGCTCGTCCAGCGTCTCGCCCACGCAAAGGAGGGGGATGAGGCCGCCGTCGAGCACCGCGCGCACCTTGCGCACCGTCTGCGTCACCGTCTCGCCGAAGACGTGGCGGCGCTCGCTGTGGCCGATAAGCACGTACTCCGCGCCGGCCTCCGCGGCCATCGGCACCGAAAGCTCGCCGGTGAAGGCGCCGCCCTCCTCCCAGTAGACGTTCTGCACCCCCAGCCGCACGTCCGGCCGCCCCCGGAGCGCCTCACGCGCGGCGGTGAACGAGATGGCGGGGGGGAAGAAGAGCACCGTGGCGTCCTCGCGCGGGGCGTGCCGCGCGAGGAAATCGTCGAAGAAGCCGGCCGCCGCCGCGGGGCCGAGGTTCATCTTCCAGTTGCCGGCCAGCACCGGCGTGCGCGGCGCCGTCACCGTGCCCCGCGCGGCGAGAGGGCGGCCACCCCGGGAAGGACGCGCCCCTCCAGGAACTCGAGCGAAGCGCCGCCGCCGGTGGAGACGTGCGAGATGCGCGACTCCAGCCCCATCCCCGACACCGCCGCCGCCGAGTCGCCGCCGCCGACCACCGTGGTGGCGCCGCCATCGGTGGCGTCGGCCACGGCCAGCGCGACGCCGCGTGTCCCCTCGGCGAAGGCGGGGATCTCAAAGACTCCCATCGGCCCGTTCCAGAGCACCGTCTTCGCGGCGCGGATCACGCGGCCGTACGCTTCCATCGTCGCCGGGCCGACGTCGGCCACCATGCGGTCGGCCGGGATCGCCTCGCGCGAGACGGTGGCGGCGTCGGCCCCCTCCTCCAGCCGGTCCGTCACCACGCAGTCCGTCGGCAGGAGGAGCTTCTCCCCGGCCTCCGCGATCAGCTCCCGGGCGAGATCCACGCGATCCTCCTCCACCAGCGAGGTGCCGGTGCCGAGCCCCATCGCGCGGAAGAAGGTATTCGCCATCGCCCCGCCGATCACCAGGTGGTCCACCTTGGGAAGCAGCGAGCGGATGACGTCGATCTTCCCGGAGATCTTGGAGCCGCCGATGATGGCCACGAAGGGGCGCTCCGGGTGTTCCAGCACGCGCCCGAGGTACTCCAGCTCGCGGGCCATCAGGAGCCCCGCCACCGCCGGCTTGCCATGCGCCCGCATCACGTCCGCGATGCCGGCGGTGGAGGCGTGCGCGCGGTGCGCGGCCCCGAAGGCATCGTTGACGTACACGTCGCCCAGCGCCGCCAGCTCCTCGGCCAGCGCGGGGTCGTTCTTCTCCTCGCCGGCAAAGAAGCGGGTGTTCTCCAGGAGCACGGCCTCGCCGGGGAGGAGCATGGAGACGGCGCCGTGCGCCTCGCGCCCCACCGTGTCCGGCACGAACCGGACGGTGCGCCCCTCCAGCAGCTCTGCCAGCCGCTCGCCCGCGGGGCGCAGCGACATCTCCGGCACCGGCTTCCCCTTGGGCCGCCCGAAGTGCGCCAGCAGCACCACCTTGGCTCCCTGCTGCAGGAGCGCGTCGAGCGTCGGCAGGGTGGCACGGATGCGCGAGTCGTCCGTGATCTGCCCCGCGTCGTCGAGCGGCACGTTGTAATCGACGCGAACGACCACGCGGCGCCCCTGGATCTCGTCGGCGCGCAGGTCGGCGATGGTTTTCTTGTTCATGCTTCCCGTGATGAAGTGCGTGAGTGCGTCAGTGCGTGAGTGCGCTGGGTGACCGCGGCTGCCCGCGCACTTACGCACTCACGCACTCACGCACCCTTTTCACCGATGCGGACCGAGCCGAACCCTACAGCCGCTCCCCCATGAACCGCGCCAGATCCACGCAGCGGTTCGAGTAGCCCCACTCGTTGTCGTACCACGCCACCACCTTCACCAGCCCGGCCGTTACGCTGGTGGAGGGCGCATCGACGATGGAGGAGTGCGGGTTGCCGATGTAGTCCACCGACACCAGCTCCGACTCCTCGAAGCCCAGGATCCCCTTCATGGGGCCCTGCGACGCGGCGCGCAGCGCGTCGTTCACGGCCGCGGCGTCCACTTCCTGCTCCAGCTCGCAGGTGAGGTCCACCAGCGACACGTTGGGCGTGGGGACGCGGATCGCGAAGCCGTCGATCTTCCCCTTCACCTCGGGGATCACCAGCGCGGTCGCCTTGGCGGCGCCGGTGGTGGTGGGGATCATGGAGACGGCGGCGGCGCGGGCCCGGCGCAGATCCTTGTGCGGCAGGTCCAGGATGTTCTGGTCGTTGGTGTACGAGTGGATCGTCGTCATCACCCCGCGCTTGAAGCCGAACGAGTCGCGCAGCACCTTGACCACCGGCACCAGGCAGTTGGTGGTGCACGAGGCGTTGGAGACGACGTGGTGGTTGGCGGGGTCGTACTTGTCGCCGTTCACCCCCAGCACGATGGTGATGTCCTCGCCCTTGGCCGGGGCGGAGATGATCACCTTCTTGGCGCCGCCCTGGATGTGCTTCGCCGCGTCGTCGCGGTTGGTGAAGCGGCCGGTCGACTCGATCACGATGTCCACCCCCAGGTCGCCCCAGGGGAGCGCGGCGGGGTCCTTCTCGGCGAAGACGCGCAGTTCGTCGCCGTCCACCAGGAGCGAGTTCTCACGGGCCTCCACCGTGCCGGGGTAACGGCCGTGGACGGAGTCGTACTTCAGGAGGTGCGCGAGCGTTGCGGTGTCCGTCAGGTCGTTGACGGCCACGAAGTCGATGTCGGTGGCGCCGGCCTGCTTGGCGGCACGAAGGACGTTGCGGCCGATGCGGCCGAATCCGTTGATGGCGACGCGAATTGCCATGGCCTCTCTCTCGGGTACGTTGGGGCGGCGCGTCAGCTTCGCTCCAGCTCGGGAACGACGCGGGCGAAAGTGGCCACGCTCACCGCTCGGGTGCCGGCTTCCACGAGCGCCTCCACGCAGCTCAGCGCGGTGGCTCCCGTGGTCCACACGTCGTCCACCAGGATGACGTGCTCGCCGCGCAGCTCCGCCGCCCGGCTGGCCGGCACGGCGAAAGCGCGCGCTACGTTAGCCCGCCGCTCCCCCGGATGCAAGGCCGTTTGGGTGGCCGTGGCCCGCACCCGCAGGAGCAAGTCCTCGCGTGTCACGCGCCCCGTGCGCGCCGCGAATCCGCGCGCCAGCAGCGCGGCCTGGTTGTACCCGCGCTCCCGTGTGCGCGCCGCGCTGGTGGGCACGGGCACCACGATCCGCGCCTCGTCCATCGTCTCGCGCGGCCACTCCATCGCGGCCATCTTGGCCGCCATCGGCTCCGCCGCCGCCGACCAGCCGCCGTACTTGAGCGCGTGCACCAGAGCGCGCGGGACCTCGCCCATGGCGAACGGCGAGCGGATGGCGCGCACCCCCGCCGGCCACGCGTCGCAGGTGCGGCACACGGGCGACGGCTCGCGGTGCGGGTCCACGGGGCTCCAGCACCGAGCGCAGCGCGGCACGGGAAGCGGTCTGCACTTCATCCAGCAGAGCCGGCACACGATCCTCTGCGAATCCGCCGTCGGCACCGCCTCGCGGCACCCCACGCACACCGGCGCGAACACCAGATCCAGGGCTCCGGCCCATGCGTCGCGGAGAAGGGTTGGGAATGGCATGTTGATGTTGCGGGAAGGCTGAGTGGGAGCGCGGGAGAGGGCCCCCTCCCCCCCGGCCCCCTCCCCCGCCTGCGGGGGCGCAGGGCGGGTGAGGGGGAGAACACCCTCCCCGCTGCACAGATCTCGTAGGGCCGCGATTCATCGCGCCCGTGCCGCCGCCGCTCCGATGCCCGCCTGGTCACACCAATCCCGTAGGGGCAGACCTGCGTGTCTGCCCTCCCCTGCCGCACCCCGACCTCCGCCCCGCACACCGACCTCGTAGGGGCCGCCCCAGGTGGCTGCCCGTGCCCTGCCCTGCTCCAACCTCCGCGTCTGACCCCAGACCCACCCGCTGCCCCACCGCGCAAAACCGTCAGCCCGCTTCCAGCGCCGCGCGCATGGCCTCGATCGGCGGCTCGGCGCGCCACCAGCGGCGAAAGGCGGCGGCGCCCTGCTGCAGGAGCATCTCCTTGCCGTCGGCGGCGGGGATGCCGTGGGCGCGCAGGTGGTGCACCCAGGGCGTGCCGCTGGGCGAATACACGATGTCCAGCGCGGCGGCGAATCGCGCACCGCCGGTGGTCGGGAGGGGGTCGGCGGGCCGCAGGCCGAGCGAGGTGGAGTTGATCGCCAGGTCGAAGGTTCGGTCTGACAGGTCGGCGTCCAGCGGAAGGACCTCGATCTGCAGCGACTTGGAGGTGAAGCGCGCGGCGAGCTCGAGCGCGCGGTCAAGGCGGCGGTTCAGGAGCGTGACCTGCCGCGCGGAGCCCTCCAGCGCACAGAGCACCGCCCGCGCCGCACCCCCCGCACCGACCACGAGGACGGATTCGAGCGCCTCGTCCCCTGCGACGGCGCGGATGGCAGCGCGGGCGCCGGCAACGTCCGTGTTGTCGCCCCACACCTCGCCGTCTTCCAGCCAAAAGGTGTTGCACGCGCCCGTGCGTTCCACCGTTGCGGTGCGGCGGTCGACGGCGGCGGCAGCGGCCTCCTTGTGCGGCACGGTGACGTTGCCTCCGCCGCCCGCGCGCGCGATCCCACGGATCAGCCCCTCCACCTCGCAAGATGCGCAACGGAGGGCGACGTACACTCCGTCCAGCCCGGCGGCGCGCAGGGCGGCGTTCTGGAAAGCGGGCGAGAGCGAGTGCGAAACCGGGTCTCCCAGCAACGCAAAGAGCCGCGTGGACGCGCTGGGGACGAAGCTCACGGGTGGAGGATCGGCGCCAGCCGGTCGAGCGCCCCGCCGATCAGCCGCCGCAGCTCCGCGTAGGTGTTCTCGTACGCCTGCACGGGTCCGCCGAACGGGTCGCGCACACCCCGCGCGTGAGGATCGTCTCCGGCGGCGAAGGAGGAGAGGAGCGCCGCCTTATCACCCGCGCCGAAGTGGCGCACCGCGTCCAGGTGCCCTGGGCTCATCGTCAGCACCAGGTCCGCGCGCTCCAGCAGGCTGGGCGACAGCGCGCGGGTGCGGTGCACGCCCAGATCCACCCCGTGCCTCTGTGCCACCGCGACGGCATTCCCGGCGGCGCTGTCCCCATCGCGCGCGGAGATCCCCGCCGAGGCGACGCGCACGTGGCGCCACCCGCGCTCCTCCAGCTCGCGCCGGGCGATCCCCTCCGCCATCGCCGAGCGGCAGGTGTTGCCGGTGCAGACGAAGAGGATGTTGAACGTGGCGGTGGTCGGCGCATCGCCGGCCGGATCGGTCATGGTGCGACGGGGTTGAGGCGCGCGGCTCACCCGCGAAGTTGCGGCGCGGCCGGAGGCGTGACGGCGACATATTTCATCATTCACCCGCTTCAGCGTCCGGAGCAAGGGCAAGCGCCTCCGCCACTCGCAGATCGGTCGGTCGGGTGACCTTGATGTTGCGCTCCGAGCCCGCCACCACGCGGACGCCCCCCCCGTACCGCTCGAAAATAGCTGCGTCGTCGGTGGCGGCGATGCCCTTGGCGCGGGCGCTCTCGTAGGCGCGCATCAGGGCGGCGCGCGGGAAGCCCTGCGGCGTCTGCGCCCTCCAGAGACGCGCGCGATCAGGAGTGCCGCGGATGATGCCGTCCGGCCCGACTTCCTTGACCGTGTCCGTCACCTGGACCGCCGCGATCGCGCCGCCTTCGGAGCAGGCACCGAGCACGCGATCGATGATCGCGGCGGAGACGAACGGGCGCGCACCGTCGTGCACCAGCACCGCGGGCGCGTCTTCCGGTGTGGCGAGGAGCCCGTTCCACACCGAATCGCCACGCTCGGCGCCCCCCGCCACGATCACCACCGGCAGCGCGCCGAGCCAGCTCGGCGGCGCGTCCACATCCTCAGGCGGCAGCACGACCACGACGCGGCCGATGCGGGGATGGTCGACGAACGGCATCACGGCGCGCAGAAGGACGGGAGCTCCGGCGACCTCCAGGTACTGCTTGCGGACGTCGCCGCCCATGCGCCGTCCCGAGCCCGCCGCAACGATCACCGCCGCGGCGCGGGGCGCGTCAGCCGAAGATGCGCTCGACAAGGGCCTTCACGTCCTCGGTTTCCACGATGCGAATCCCCGCGGGCGTCTGCCGCGGCTTCGCGCGCGGCGAGAGATACGCGGTCTTGAAGCCCATGCGCGCCGCCTCGGCCAGCCGCCGCTCCATCTGCCCGACGGGGCGAAGCTCGCCCCCCAGCCCAAGCTCTCCGATGAACACCGCGTCCGCCGGCACGGGCCGGTCGAAGACGCTGGACGCGAGCGCGACCGCCACCGCTACGTCCCCCGCCGTCTCCGCCAGCCGCAACCCGCCGACCACGTTCAGGAAGACGTCGAGCTGCCCGAACGGGATCCCCGCGCGCTTCTCCATCACGGCCAGCAGGAGCGCCAGCCGCTTGTGGTCCAAGCCTGTGCTCACGCGCTGCGGCGCCCCGTACGACGCCTTTGCGGCCAGCGCCTGCACCTCCACCAGGAGCGGGCGCGTCCCTTCCATGGTGGCGACGACGGCGGAGCCGGAGGTGCCCTGCGTCCGTTCGCCCAGGAAGAGCTCGGACGGGTTGCCGACGGGGACGAGCCCCTCCGCCGTCATCCGGAAGACGCCGATCTCGTCCACCCCGCCGAAGCGGTTCTTCGTGGCGCGCAGCACGCGGTTGTCCAGCCCGCCCGCGCTTTCGAAGTAGAGCACCGTGTCCACGATGTGCTCCAGCGTCTTTGGCCCCGCGATCCCGCCGCCCTTGGTGACGTGGCCCACGAGGAACACCGCCGTCCCGGTCTGCTTGGCGTAGCGCTGGAGCCGCGCGGCGCACTCGCGCACCTGACCCACGTTTCCGGGCGCCCCCTCCAGCTCCGGCGTGTAGACGGTCTGG
Above is a window of Longimicrobium sp. DNA encoding:
- the secG gene encoding preprotein translocase subunit SecG, with amino-acid sequence MFTFLLILLILDSFVLIPTVLLQSGKGGGLASMGGGAGGSDTLFGGRQAATLLTKMTWWTGGLFVGLAFALAILSSRPERGGSVLRRELQGTAPAAPASAPATLPGARPATPAPATGAQAPSTTGPAGGTPAPAAGLPAPATPATGTPAPAGTTAPAPKQ
- the tpiA gene encoding triose-phosphate isomerase encodes the protein MTAPRTPVLAGNWKMNLGPAAAAGFFDDFLARHAPREDATVLFFPPAISFTAAREALRGRPDVRLGVQNVYWEEGGAFTGELSVPMAAEAGAEYVLIGHSERRHVFGETVTQTVRKVRAVLDGGLIPLLCVGETLDERRSGRAEAVVDGQLVPVLATLTREETARLVVAYEPVWAIGTGETASPADADSMHRAVRARLAAACGPEGARAIPILYGGSVKPENAAELLAQPEVDGVLVGGASLDPAGFAAICAAG
- a CDS encoding phosphoglycerate kinase; this encodes MNKKTIADLRADEIQGRRVVVRVDYNVPLDDAGQITDDSRIRATLPTLDALLQQGAKVVLLAHFGRPKGKPVPEMSLRPAGERLAELLEGRTVRFVPDTVGREAHGAVSMLLPGEAVLLENTRFFAGEEKNDPALAEELAALGDVYVNDAFGAAHRAHASTAGIADVMRAHGKPAVAGLLMARELEYLGRVLEHPERPFVAIIGGSKISGKIDVIRSLLPKVDHLVIGGAMANTFFRAMGLGTGTSLVEEDRVDLARELIAEAGEKLLLPTDCVVTDRLEEGADAATVSREAIPADRMVADVGPATMEAYGRVIRAAKTVLWNGPMGVFEIPAFAEGTRGVALAVADATDGGATTVVGGGDSAAAVSGMGLESRISHVSTGGGASLEFLEGRVLPGVAALSPRGAR
- the gap gene encoding type I glyceraldehyde-3-phosphate dehydrogenase; amino-acid sequence: MAIRVAINGFGRIGRNVLRAAKQAGATDIDFVAVNDLTDTATLAHLLKYDSVHGRYPGTVEARENSLLVDGDELRVFAEKDPAALPWGDLGVDIVIESTGRFTNRDDAAKHIQGGAKKVIISAPAKGEDITIVLGVNGDKYDPANHHVVSNASCTTNCLVPVVKVLRDSFGFKRGVMTTIHSYTNDQNILDLPHKDLRRARAAAVSMIPTTTGAAKATALVIPEVKGKIDGFAIRVPTPNVSLVDLTCELEQEVDAAAVNDALRAASQGPMKGILGFEESELVSVDYIGNPHSSIVDAPSTSVTAGLVKVVAWYDNEWGYSNRCVDLARFMGERL
- a CDS encoding ComF family protein — translated: MPFPTLLRDAWAGALDLVFAPVCVGCREAVPTADSQRIVCRLCWMKCRPLPVPRCARCWSPVDPHREPSPVCRTCDAWPAGVRAIRSPFAMGEVPRALVHALKYGGWSAAAEPMAAKMAAMEWPRETMDEARIVVPVPTSAARTRERGYNQAALLARGFAARTGRVTREDLLLRVRATATQTALHPGERRANVARAFAVPASRAAELRGEHVILVDDVWTTGATALSCVEALVEAGTRAVSVATFARVVPELERS
- the aroE gene encoding shikimate dehydrogenase; translated protein: MSFVPSASTRLFALLGDPVSHSLSPAFQNAALRAAGLDGVYVALRCASCEVEGLIRGIARAGGGGNVTVPHKEAAAAAVDRRTATVERTGACNTFWLEDGEVWGDNTDVAGARAAIRAVAGDEALESVLVVGAGGAARAVLCALEGSARQVTLLNRRLDRALELAARFTSKSLQIEVLPLDADLSDRTFDLAINSTSLGLRPADPLPTTGGARFAAALDIVYSPSGTPWVHHLRAHGIPAADGKEMLLQQGAAAFRRWWRAEPPIEAMRAALEAG
- a CDS encoding low molecular weight protein arginine phosphatase: MTDPAGDAPTTATFNILFVCTGNTCRSAMAEGIARRELEERGWRHVRVASAGISARDGDSAAGNAVAVAQRHGVDLGVHRTRALSPSLLERADLVLTMSPGHLDAVRHFGAGDKAALLSSFAAGDDPHARGVRDPFGGPVQAYENTYAELRRLIGGALDRLAPILHP
- the ispD gene encoding 2-C-methyl-D-erythritol 4-phosphate cytidylyltransferase translates to MSSASSADAPRAAAVIVAAGSGRRMGGDVRKQYLEVAGAPVLLRAVMPFVDHPRIGRVVVVLPPEDVDAPPSWLGALPVVIVAGGAERGDSVWNGLLATPEDAPAVLVHDGARPFVSAAIIDRVLGACSEGGAIAAVQVTDTVKEVGPDGIIRGTPDRARLWRAQTPQGFPRAALMRAYESARAKGIAATDDAAIFERYGGGVRVVAGSERNIKVTRPTDLRVAEALALAPDAEAGE
- the radA gene encoding DNA repair protein RadA; this encodes MARTKTAFFCRDCGTETARWQGQCPGCREWNTLVEEPTAPKRSRGAGAGEARVASGAAPVRLRDVEGTERRRWTTGLAEFDFVLGGGIVPGSVILIGGEPGIGKSTILLQVAARLEGGQHRPLYVSGEESAHQVKLRADRMDTPAGSVTLLAETELDTILLRAAEAAPDVLLVDSIQTVYTPELEGAPGNVGQVRECAARLQRYAKQTGTAVFLVGHVTKGGGIAGPKTLEHIVDTVLYFESAGGLDNRVLRATKNRFGGVDEIGVFRMTAEGLVPVGNPSELFLGERTQGTSGSAVVATMEGTRPLLVEVQALAAKASYGAPQRVSTGLDHKRLALLLAVMEKRAGIPFGQLDVFLNVVGGLRLAETAGDVAVAVALASSVFDRPVPADAVFIGELGLGGELRPVGQMERRLAEAARMGFKTAYLSPRAKPRQTPAGIRIVETEDVKALVERIFG